ACCCTGCAACACAGGAGCCTTTTGTGCCTCCTCCCCATCAGCTGCAGGCTCAAGAGGTGCTCCTgggtgggcagggagtggagTTGTTGAAggcagggtggaggaggaagagggtagGGCAGGGATAGAGGGGCATAGCCAGGGTAAAGCTTCGCCAttcagggccctgatcctgcaaagtctcCACAGCCCATTAATGTCAAAGGAGCCAAAGGGTGTAAAGTTCCATTCATGCTAAACTCTTGCCAGGACCTGGGTCTAGGTCATGAAAACCTGCACACGGAAAATGAGAGTAACCGTCTGGGGTCTGGAGGAAGAGGGACCCCGGGGAAATCCGTCTCCCACGTCATTCTGCTCGGGGGGGGCCGGGAGGGTTAATGGACGTTTCTGTGGATGCAAGATGCCTGAATGAAAGCAAAAATAGAAAGTTTCAGATTCTTTGATGAAAGACCTGGGCGTGGCTCTGTCCCTCGCCAACGTTTTCTCTCACGTAATTAAAACATAGTTCTGTCAGCTAAGAGTGGGGATGTCTCTGTAAACATGACACCTGAAACCTCatctctttttccctttccctctccagaCTCACTGCCCTCTGAATTGGAGAGAAAAGGAGGGGAATCCCTAGAGTCATACACACCAGGTGAGATTTCACACGGAGATTATctttaaaagaagagaaaaatccCTTGAAAAGATTTTCacaaacttcagagtagcagtcgtgttagtctgtatccgcaaaaagagaaggaggacttgtggcaccttagagactaacaaatgtatttgagcataagctttcgtgagctacagctcacgtcatcggatgcatggatgaagtgagctgtagctcacgaaagcttatgctctaataaatttgttagtctctaaggtgccacaagtactccttttctttctggtcatTTGTATAGACATTGACAGGCCTTTCTAATATTACATTCAGGGTTGGCAGCTGAGAGATCTCTCTCCTCAGGGCTGTCAcatccttcccctttctcccaaGACTCTTCTCCAACATCCCAACTTTCCTTTGGGCTGGGCTAGGCTGGGCTCTCCCGTTGGGTTTGCTTGCTGCTTTGTGGTGTGGGTAGATGGTGTCTCTCTAATGCTGCCAGTTTCTGTCCTCtcttctctctgggctggggaagggcttACCCCATGGTCACGGAGCCATGGGTCCAGTGCTCTTGGACAGCTGTGGAACAGCACCTGGGGGAACCCCTTAGCCAGACCCTCTGAGAGTCACACTCTTTCACGAGGGGAAGCCACTTGGCTTCACCtccctctgggacctcacctcaGAGCtgtcagcccccccccctccccccgcttcatGCTGTGAGCTCCCTCCAGTGGATCCGCTTGAGTTGTATAGCCAAGAGAGACTTGGACACCCAAAGGGAGCAACGCACCCCCAACTTCAGCAtctgcagtgactctcagccagccttgGTGAACCCTGAGTCTACAGCCCTCTGACCCCTCTCTAGCCCCAGTTCAGGAGAGCGTGTCCCCAGCTGTCAGCAACCCACCCCTCACAACCACCACCTGgccccttgtcataaatataaagagaagggtaaacatctttaaatccctcctgaccagaggaaaaaccctttcacctgtaaagggttaaaaagctaggataaccttgctggcacctgacccaaatgaccaatgaggagacaagatactttccaagctggagggggggagaaacaaagcccccctctctctgtctgtgggatgcttttgccggggacagaacagaaatggagtcttagaacttagtaagttgGCTGGCTTCTTGCAGAGTTTGAGCCATCCATGGTCGTTGGTTGCTAGGTGCCAAATGACTGCataattggaaaaagaaaaggagtacttgtggcaccttagagactaacaaatttatttgagcataagctttcgggagctacagctcacttcatcggatgcattcggtggaaaatacagtggggagatttatatacacacacagagaacatgaaacaatgggttttatcatacacactgtaaggagaggtttcagagtagcagctgtgttagtctgtattcgcaaaaagaaaaggagtacttgtggcaccttagagactaaggtttttttccccaccaaatgcatccgatgaagtgagctgtagctcacgaaagcttatgctctaataaatttgttagtctctaaggtgccacaagtactccttttctttttgcgaatacagactaacacggctgctactctgaaacctgcataattGGAGTGGCCATTGTCTTGTGGGACTCACCAGGGACATGGGCCCAGGCTCCAGGCAGTCAGGCATCTGTCTCACCTGGATTTCTGACTCTTTGCAGAGGGTAAACAACCTTTTCCCACCTCCTCATTAATCATGCAGtatatgggggaaactgaggcccatgctgcattcatacaaaatattacagaaaattcccactccaTCACACCCACCCAATGTCCTCTCCTACGATGTACACACTGACCTTAAATCATtggctctgccccagggctgcatCTTCATTTCTGATCCCTGGCCTGGGAGCGTTGGATGCATTTGGGCGAGAAAGCTTCCATTTCGTTGTTCAAAGTTGGTACCTGCCTCCTCTGGACCCTCCTAATTAAACGTTTTTGATGTCTTCCTTGGGAATGGAGCAGCTCCTGAAGGGAAACAGGGAGCTGTTGGAAACCTCTATAGCGACAGTAGAAGGCACAGAAGTGGGTCCCATTACCCAGGTTGAGAAACTGcagtgacatagaatcatagatgatcagggttggaagggacctcaggaggtcatctaaaagcagggccaatccgcaaataaatcatcccagccagggctttgtcaagcctgaccttaacctctaaggaaggagattccaccacctcccttggtaacgtattccagtgttGCACCCCcttccaagtgaaaaagtttttcctaatatccaacctaaacctcccccacagcaacttgagaccattactcctcgttctgtcatctgctaccactgagaacagtctagatccatcctctttggaaccccctttcagatagttgaaagcagctatcaaatcccccctcattcttctcttccgcagactaaacaatcccagttccctcagcctctcctcataagtcatgtgctccagccccctaatcattttcgttgccctccgctggactctttccaatttttccacattcttcttgtagtgtggggcccaaaactggacacagtactccagatgaggcctcaccagtgccgaatagagggcaATGATCAcgtcctcgatctgctggcaatgcccctacttatacagcccaaaatgctgtctGGACATCTCTGACCGGGGAACCTGAGACTGAGCAGAGGCAGCCATCCAGGATCCAGGACTGTCCCAGCCAGAATGGGGCAGCCGGGGAGTGTAAGGAATGGTctcagcctcccccagggctgagTTCTTCCCCTAATGCTCTGATTCTCTCTCCCCCGCAGTGaatgtgactctggatccagacacggcCCATCCCGAACTCGTCCTCTCTGGGGATCGGAAAAGTGTGACATGGGAACACAGAAAGCAGGCTCTGCCCGAAAACCCTGAGAGATTCGACCGACGTCACTgcgtgctgggctgtgagggattCACCTGCGGGCGACATTGCTGGGAGGTGGAGATGGAGGTGGGGGATGAGGGAcgctgggcagtgggggtggccagagagtctgTGAGGAGGAAGGGATGGATCAACCTTAACCCCAAGGAGGGGATCTGGGCTGTGGAGCTGTGGGGGCATCAGTTCCGGGCTTTCACCTCCCCTGTGACCCCCCTGAACCGGGTCCCCAGCAGGATCCGGGTTTGTCTGGACTGTGAACGGGTCCAGGTGACATTTTTCGATTCTGCTACTGAGGCCCCGATCTTCACTTTCCCTCTGGCTTCTGTCTCTGGGGAGAGAATCCGCCCCTGGCTCTTAGTGAGATCGAGCAGAGGGGTCAGACTGTGTCCCTGAGATGCGGTGTGGGGGTGGCAGCTGGCAGGGACACAGAACTGATTATTTGGGATTTGCGGTGGGGAGAAGCTGGAGTCCTGCACCAGCAGGCTGCTTGGGAGAGGGagacccagggggtgggggggtgacctCCAGCCTACCAGGGAAGgatgctgttctcagtggtagcagatgacagaacaaggagcaatagtctcaagttgcagtgggggaggtctaggatggatattaggaaacactatttcactaggagggtggtgaagctctggaatgggttacctagggaggtggtggaatctccttccttagaggttaaggtcaggcttgacaaagccctggctgggatgatttagttggggattggtcttgctttgtgcagggggttggactagatgacctcctgaggtcccttccaaccctgatagtctatgattctgggaaggatttgtgtgtgttgggggataATTTAAGTAAATAGGTTTAAGTAAATAGGTGTCAAAACTGGATTTAGTTGAACTGGTGCATCTGCTTAAATGTATGCAGCTCCACGGATTAAAAACTGTTTCTCGTCAGAGCTCCTTTCAGTCCATTTATTGAAATCTGCCCCCAGCGAATGGCCACAATGCTTCAATCTTGTAAAAGGTTGGATGGGACCAGATATAGCCAGCAGGAGCTGAGAGCACTGGTTGCTGTACAGGATCCAGGGACCACGGCCCCAAACCTGCAGGAGCCACCATGTGGGTCCAGGGGTCTGTCCATCGGGGGCTGCTCGGAGAGGGAAGAGGCAGCGCCCAGGGTGTTGTGCCGAGATCCAGGAAACAGCAGCCGGATAAATGGGGTTGAGTGACGGCTACAGATCACAAGGGACACAttcagcagaaaaaaacccaaccatgcAGCAATGAGGTCCTTCCCTTTAACATCCCCTCTCTGCTAACAGCATCCAGCTGTCCAGAAAAGGCAAGGGGGCGAAAGCTAACATATAGCCTGTGCCTAGTTCATTTTAATTAGCTGTAGCCGCAACAGTTACCGCCCGTCTCCCGCTGTAGTCAAATTTCTTATTGTGGCTTCACGAGGCTGCTTCCCAAACTCTCAGGACCCACCTCGGTGCTGGGAAAGCCTGTTTCAGGGAAGAACCCAAGCATCACCCAAGGAATGCAAGGGAGACACGGAGCTCCCTGCGGTCAGTAGGTCTGGCCTACGTTCCTTGTTCCCAGAGAtctaactttgcatttggctgtgtgAACGCACCTTTGGtctgaatgggcccagcttacccAGTGATCCGGGTCCCTGTGTAGGACTGGCCTGGCCTCAGCGTTATTTACCACCCCACCAAGCTGTGTATCAGCTGCACATTTTATGAGCAATGATTGTATAGTTCCTGCCAGGTTGCTGATAAATATTGGTTCTAGAAGGGATCCCTGCCAGAATGTtcttaatttactttaaaaaaacaaccccaagcaagcaagcaaccaaccaaccaacaaacctGGCTGCTTCACACACAGTAGAGCTAATGTTTCAGGCTGTATTCATCCAATGAGGTGACTGAGCCACTTCACATCTCTCTGATATTCTGCAGCGGctgtgtagagaagccctttCCCTCCTGTTAAAATGATGATTTCTCTACGTGTTCTACAATGGTGTGCTTACCTGGATTGTGTTGACATTTACTATGCCTTGTGGGAGTGCAGGGTAGGGTTAGTGATTCAAATGTAGGATCATTTGATCTTGATGTTCCCAAGATACAGCTGGCtccaaaacacaaaacagaacGACAACAAACCGAAACAAAGACAACAGCATTTCataaaattcatagattctacCAACGATGAAGTTTGAAACCCACCCTGGACACAAATCGGAGAATGAACTGCAAACAAGTGGGTGACATCCACCTCTGCCAGTGTTTCTTTATaactatttattttcatttggagAACTGTGAGGGGTGATATGGGGTGGGTGGCAGAGGAAACTGGGAGGCTGGAG
The genomic region above belongs to Dermochelys coriacea isolate rDerCor1 chromosome 28, rDerCor1.pri.v4, whole genome shotgun sequence and contains:
- the LOC119849260 gene encoding tripartite motif-containing protein 15-like, with the protein product MFLEEKERLFLAQLDKLDEEIMKIQKDHVTQLSEEISHLSDLISELEGKYQKPASEFPQDVRSTLSRCEMGKFQQPAEISPELAEILSDFSQKIFALTETLRKFKDSLPSELERKGGESLESYTPVNVTLDPDTAHPELVLSGDRKSVTWEHRKQALPENPERFDRRHCVLGCEGFTCGRHCWEVEMEVGDEGRWAVGVARESVRRKGWINLNPKEGIWAVELWGHQFRAFTSPVTPLNRVPSRIRVCLDCERVQVTFFDSATEAPIFTFPLASVSGERIRPWLLLLHPVPEPALCPAPPPALPPSGHALPLHKLSPPAGDCRELIRSSDVSISY